One window of the Labeo rohita strain BAU-BD-2019 chromosome 9, IGBB_LRoh.1.0, whole genome shotgun sequence genome contains the following:
- the vgll3 gene encoding transcription cofactor vestigial-like protein 3 isoform X2: protein MSCLDVMYHQSYGAHHYLPATSAAAAAAAYKAAYYHHHQQQQQQQQQKKFSAYSRMQDSEEFPSHCGQSKQPRALKPRPEPELSREEEQNVGEEERCKETQPAEAEYLSARCVVFTYFRGDIGDVVDEHFSRALSQPSAFSNDAKAGRLQSGGPWKEGNSHSEGQCGSLPSSLWGSGYPSQTSPCVPSSHPDFPHAAAFHPADTGIWSSHSLAQTGLPPPSALTDSWHYGLGAQGGAGYPHVHEMYPHMHPRHPHPHSHAHHVLHHAHSPALDPRFSPLLLPGVRASCSPTSCTDGIKTELEASNIPAPSWPASFHGSVDIYHDTALEQDKAKASVWF from the exons ATGAGTTGTTTGGATGTTATGTATCATCAGAGTTATGGAGCTCATCACTACTTGCCCGCGACATCAGCAGCAGCGGCAGCAGCGGCTTACAAAGCGGCATACTACCATCatcatcagcagcagcagcagcagcagcagcag AAGAAGTTCAGTGCCTACAGCAGGATGCAGGATTCTGAGGAGTTTCCCTCTCACTGTGGTCAGAGTAAGCAACCTAGAGCGCTCAAGCCCCGTCCTGAGCCTGAGCTTTCACGAGAGGAGGAGCAGAACGTTGGGGAAGAGGAGCGCTGCAAGGAGACGCAGCCTGCCGAGGCCGAGTACTTGAGTGCCAGGTGTGTGGTGTTCACCTATTTCCGTGGAGACATCGGGGATGTGGTTGATGAACATTTCTCACGTGCGTTGAGCCAGCCCAGCGCCTTCAGCAATGACGCCAAGGCCGGCAGACTTCAATCTGGAGGACCGTGGAAAG AAGGAAACTCCCACTCCGAGGGTCAGTGTGGCTCTTTACCGTCATCCCTGTGGGGTAGCGGCTACCCATCCCAAACCAGCCCGTGTGTCCCCTCCTCTCACCCTGACTTCCCCCACGCCGCTGCCTTCCACCCTGCAGACACTGGCATTTGGAGCAGCCACAGCCTCGCTCAGACCGGCCTGCCCCCTCCTTCTGCTCTTACTGACTCTTGGCACTACGGCCTTGGAGCCCAGGGTGGAGCGGGATACCCTCATGTACATGAAATGTACCCTCATATGCACCCCCGTCACCCACATCCGCATTCCCACGCACACCACGTGCTCCATCACGCCCACAGCCCCGCTCTGGACCCACGCTTCAGCCCCCTTCTGCTACCTGGTGTAAGAGCATCTTGCAGCCCGACGTCATGTACAGACGGAATCAAAACAGAGCTGGAAGCGAGTAACATCCCAGCCCCGAGCTGGCCCGCTTCTTTCCATGGGTCAGTGGACATCTATCATGACACAG
- the vgll3 gene encoding transcription cofactor vestigial-like protein 3 isoform X4, with protein MSCLDVMYHQSYGAHHYLPATSAAAAAAAYKAAYYHHHQQQQQQQQQKFSAYSRMQDSEEFPSHCGQSKQPRALKPRPEPELSREEEQNVGEEERCKETQPAEAEYLSARCVVFTYFRGDIGDVVDEHFSRALSQPSAFSNDAKAGRLQSGGPWKEGNSHSEGQCGSLPSSLWGSGYPSQTSPCVPSSHPDFPHAAAFHPADTGIWSSHSLAQTGLPPPSALTDSWHYGLGAQGGAGYPHVHEMYPHMHPRHPHPHSHAHHVLHHAHSPALDPRFSPLLLPGVRASCSPTSCTDGIKTELEASNIPAPSWPASFHGSVDIYHDTALEQDKAKASVWF; from the exons ATGAGTTGTTTGGATGTTATGTATCATCAGAGTTATGGAGCTCATCACTACTTGCCCGCGACATCAGCAGCAGCGGCAGCAGCGGCTTACAAAGCGGCATACTACCATCatcatcagcagcagcagcagcagcagcagcag AAGTTCAGTGCCTACAGCAGGATGCAGGATTCTGAGGAGTTTCCCTCTCACTGTGGTCAGAGTAAGCAACCTAGAGCGCTCAAGCCCCGTCCTGAGCCTGAGCTTTCACGAGAGGAGGAGCAGAACGTTGGGGAAGAGGAGCGCTGCAAGGAGACGCAGCCTGCCGAGGCCGAGTACTTGAGTGCCAGGTGTGTGGTGTTCACCTATTTCCGTGGAGACATCGGGGATGTGGTTGATGAACATTTCTCACGTGCGTTGAGCCAGCCCAGCGCCTTCAGCAATGACGCCAAGGCCGGCAGACTTCAATCTGGAGGACCGTGGAAAG AAGGAAACTCCCACTCCGAGGGTCAGTGTGGCTCTTTACCGTCATCCCTGTGGGGTAGCGGCTACCCATCCCAAACCAGCCCGTGTGTCCCCTCCTCTCACCCTGACTTCCCCCACGCCGCTGCCTTCCACCCTGCAGACACTGGCATTTGGAGCAGCCACAGCCTCGCTCAGACCGGCCTGCCCCCTCCTTCTGCTCTTACTGACTCTTGGCACTACGGCCTTGGAGCCCAGGGTGGAGCGGGATACCCTCATGTACATGAAATGTACCCTCATATGCACCCCCGTCACCCACATCCGCATTCCCACGCACACCACGTGCTCCATCACGCCCACAGCCCCGCTCTGGACCCACGCTTCAGCCCCCTTCTGCTACCTGGTGTAAGAGCATCTTGCAGCCCGACGTCATGTACAGACGGAATCAAAACAGAGCTGGAAGCGAGTAACATCCCAGCCCCGAGCTGGCCCGCTTCTTTCCATGGGTCAGTGGACATCTATCATGACACAG
- the vgll3 gene encoding transcription cofactor vestigial-like protein 3 isoform X3 — MSCLDVMYHQSYGAHHYLPATSAAAAAAAYKAAYYHHHQQQQQQQQQQKKFSAYSRMQDSEEFPSHCGQSKQPRALKPRPEPELSREEEQNVGEEERCKETQPAEAEYLSARCVVFTYFRGDIGDVVDEHFSRALSQPSAFSNDAKAGRLQSGGPWKGNSHSEGQCGSLPSSLWGSGYPSQTSPCVPSSHPDFPHAAAFHPADTGIWSSHSLAQTGLPPPSALTDSWHYGLGAQGGAGYPHVHEMYPHMHPRHPHPHSHAHHVLHHAHSPALDPRFSPLLLPGVRASCSPTSCTDGIKTELEASNIPAPSWPASFHGSVDIYHDTALEQDKAKASVWF, encoded by the exons ATGAGTTGTTTGGATGTTATGTATCATCAGAGTTATGGAGCTCATCACTACTTGCCCGCGACATCAGCAGCAGCGGCAGCAGCGGCTTACAAAGCGGCATACTACCATCatcatcagcagcagcagcagcagcagcagcag CAGAAGAAGTTCAGTGCCTACAGCAGGATGCAGGATTCTGAGGAGTTTCCCTCTCACTGTGGTCAGAGTAAGCAACCTAGAGCGCTCAAGCCCCGTCCTGAGCCTGAGCTTTCACGAGAGGAGGAGCAGAACGTTGGGGAAGAGGAGCGCTGCAAGGAGACGCAGCCTGCCGAGGCCGAGTACTTGAGTGCCAGGTGTGTGGTGTTCACCTATTTCCGTGGAGACATCGGGGATGTGGTTGATGAACATTTCTCACGTGCGTTGAGCCAGCCCAGCGCCTTCAGCAATGACGCCAAGGCCGGCAGACTTCAATCTGGAGGACCGTGGAAAG GAAACTCCCACTCCGAGGGTCAGTGTGGCTCTTTACCGTCATCCCTGTGGGGTAGCGGCTACCCATCCCAAACCAGCCCGTGTGTCCCCTCCTCTCACCCTGACTTCCCCCACGCCGCTGCCTTCCACCCTGCAGACACTGGCATTTGGAGCAGCCACAGCCTCGCTCAGACCGGCCTGCCCCCTCCTTCTGCTCTTACTGACTCTTGGCACTACGGCCTTGGAGCCCAGGGTGGAGCGGGATACCCTCATGTACATGAAATGTACCCTCATATGCACCCCCGTCACCCACATCCGCATTCCCACGCACACCACGTGCTCCATCACGCCCACAGCCCCGCTCTGGACCCACGCTTCAGCCCCCTTCTGCTACCTGGTGTAAGAGCATCTTGCAGCCCGACGTCATGTACAGACGGAATCAAAACAGAGCTGGAAGCGAGTAACATCCCAGCCCCGAGCTGGCCCGCTTCTTTCCATGGGTCAGTGGACATCTATCATGACACAG
- the vgll3 gene encoding transcription cofactor vestigial-like protein 3 isoform X1 codes for MSCLDVMYHQSYGAHHYLPATSAAAAAAAYKAAYYHHHQQQQQQQQQQKKFSAYSRMQDSEEFPSHCGQSKQPRALKPRPEPELSREEEQNVGEEERCKETQPAEAEYLSARCVVFTYFRGDIGDVVDEHFSRALSQPSAFSNDAKAGRLQSGGPWKEGNSHSEGQCGSLPSSLWGSGYPSQTSPCVPSSHPDFPHAAAFHPADTGIWSSHSLAQTGLPPPSALTDSWHYGLGAQGGAGYPHVHEMYPHMHPRHPHPHSHAHHVLHHAHSPALDPRFSPLLLPGVRASCSPTSCTDGIKTELEASNIPAPSWPASFHGSVDIYHDTALEQDKAKASVWF; via the exons ATGAGTTGTTTGGATGTTATGTATCATCAGAGTTATGGAGCTCATCACTACTTGCCCGCGACATCAGCAGCAGCGGCAGCAGCGGCTTACAAAGCGGCATACTACCATCatcatcagcagcagcagcagcagcagcagcag CAGAAGAAGTTCAGTGCCTACAGCAGGATGCAGGATTCTGAGGAGTTTCCCTCTCACTGTGGTCAGAGTAAGCAACCTAGAGCGCTCAAGCCCCGTCCTGAGCCTGAGCTTTCACGAGAGGAGGAGCAGAACGTTGGGGAAGAGGAGCGCTGCAAGGAGACGCAGCCTGCCGAGGCCGAGTACTTGAGTGCCAGGTGTGTGGTGTTCACCTATTTCCGTGGAGACATCGGGGATGTGGTTGATGAACATTTCTCACGTGCGTTGAGCCAGCCCAGCGCCTTCAGCAATGACGCCAAGGCCGGCAGACTTCAATCTGGAGGACCGTGGAAAG AAGGAAACTCCCACTCCGAGGGTCAGTGTGGCTCTTTACCGTCATCCCTGTGGGGTAGCGGCTACCCATCCCAAACCAGCCCGTGTGTCCCCTCCTCTCACCCTGACTTCCCCCACGCCGCTGCCTTCCACCCTGCAGACACTGGCATTTGGAGCAGCCACAGCCTCGCTCAGACCGGCCTGCCCCCTCCTTCTGCTCTTACTGACTCTTGGCACTACGGCCTTGGAGCCCAGGGTGGAGCGGGATACCCTCATGTACATGAAATGTACCCTCATATGCACCCCCGTCACCCACATCCGCATTCCCACGCACACCACGTGCTCCATCACGCCCACAGCCCCGCTCTGGACCCACGCTTCAGCCCCCTTCTGCTACCTGGTGTAAGAGCATCTTGCAGCCCGACGTCATGTACAGACGGAATCAAAACAGAGCTGGAAGCGAGTAACATCCCAGCCCCGAGCTGGCCCGCTTCTTTCCATGGGTCAGTGGACATCTATCATGACACAG